From Nonlabens sp. Ci31, the proteins below share one genomic window:
- a CDS encoding NAD-dependent epimerase/dehydratase family protein, with protein MKKIGITGQEGFLGSHIANNLKLLPEEYQLVYYDISFFKNKDLLDQFVSSCDVIYHLAAMNRHDDQQVIFDTNIALVESLIASLERTNSAPHVLFSSSSQELQDNLYGKSKLIGRELLEKWAKENKASFTGFVIPNVYGPFGKPFYNSFVATFCHLLTHNDSPKVLNDSEVSLIYVQNLVVAMLEPIKNIEIGINRIAVPEDGTYKVSEVLVLLNRFKKDYFDQGIMSSLKDGFELNMFNTFRSYIDHKNHFPVLYAQHTDDRGAFVEIIRLEQQGQVSFSTTVPEVTRGNHYHTRKIERFSVIKGKALIELRKIGTDEVLSFHLDGKQPSYVDMPIWYTHNIKNIGGEELYTMFWINEFYDPKDADTHFETV; from the coding sequence ATGAAGAAAATAGGAATTACCGGTCAAGAAGGTTTTTTAGGATCACATATAGCTAATAATTTAAAGTTATTGCCAGAGGAGTATCAATTAGTTTATTATGATATTTCCTTCTTTAAAAACAAAGATCTATTAGATCAATTTGTATCCAGCTGCGATGTTATTTATCATCTAGCAGCCATGAACAGACATGATGATCAACAAGTCATTTTTGATACTAACATAGCGCTAGTAGAAAGTCTCATTGCTTCACTAGAAAGAACTAATTCAGCACCACACGTCCTCTTTTCTTCTTCTTCTCAAGAGCTACAGGATAATCTATACGGTAAGTCTAAGCTCATAGGCAGAGAACTTCTGGAAAAATGGGCAAAAGAAAACAAAGCTAGTTTTACAGGTTTTGTTATTCCTAACGTATATGGACCATTTGGTAAACCATTTTATAATTCTTTTGTAGCAACTTTTTGCCATTTATTGACTCATAATGATAGTCCCAAAGTATTAAATGACAGTGAAGTATCCTTAATTTATGTTCAAAATTTAGTAGTAGCAATGCTTGAGCCCATAAAAAATATAGAAATAGGTATAAATAGAATAGCTGTTCCAGAAGATGGAACTTATAAAGTAAGTGAAGTTTTAGTTCTGCTCAACAGATTCAAGAAAGATTATTTTGATCAAGGCATAATGTCTTCCCTTAAGGATGGATTTGAACTAAATATGTTTAATACTTTTAGAAGTTATATCGATCATAAAAATCATTTCCCAGTTTTATATGCTCAACATACAGATGATAGAGGTGCTTTTGTTGAAATAATAAGATTGGAACAGCAAGGACAGGTTTCTTTTTCTACTACAGTTCCTGAAGTGACAAGGGGAAATCATTACCATACGAGAAAAATAGAAAGATTCTCTGTAATTAAAGGTAAAGCGCTTATTGAATTACGTAAAATTGGTACAGACGAGGTGCTGAGTTTCCATCTTGATGGAAAACAACCTTCGTATGTAGATATGCCTATATGGTATACACATAATATTAAAAATATAGGAGGAGAAGAATTATATACTATGTTTTGGATCAATGAATTTTATGATCCCAAAGATGCAGACACCCATTTTGAAACCGTTTAA
- a CDS encoding capsule biosynthesis protein — protein MNKTIFYFYSSLNGSMLGVLLDEAKKLIETKQSKVYFVMCEGFFDHCLSNPTGNVGICKLCKSQTRKIILDTLGDDVIILKLSDYCNTNLSKDEIIIESAESLKRFRYKDVGIGYATLSSYVHLTRNQKPKIDHESLGYFKNQLFQSIKLVDAFENIIDDIRPNRICSFNGRFNEIRPVYEIAKLNQIEAFLYEFEPLVDGTSAKVVFKNILPHSVIGNRWKFDFCWNDINLMPGENAKLAEEFFHNKRNGIAAGDKVYVKGNASGVLPENWDNTKRNIVIFNSSEDEYVSIGEEWEDLTLFEEQKDGLKFIFEKFKNNTDVHFYLRVHPNLKSISYKYHTDLYDFNEKYSNVTIIGPSEEINSYDLLDASEKVVVFGSTIGLEAVYWGKPVILLGCSWYYYEDICYIPKTKDEFVELISENLKPLHNLSILKLGLFFYHRNSTYIENKPVYSHVNYNSVKYQFLNKVVFGYNYQKKYKSVKIQAFYIAVLKLISLFLFKNKYILPTKEE, from the coding sequence ATGAATAAAACTATATTTTATTTTTATTCCTCTCTAAATGGCTCTATGCTTGGAGTGCTTCTAGATGAAGCTAAGAAATTAATTGAAACAAAACAGTCGAAAGTTTATTTTGTTATGTGCGAAGGCTTTTTTGATCACTGCCTTTCAAACCCTACGGGTAATGTTGGTATTTGTAAACTTTGTAAAAGTCAAACAAGAAAAATTATTTTAGATACTCTAGGAGATGATGTAATAATTTTGAAGCTTTCTGATTACTGTAATACAAATTTATCAAAAGATGAAATAATTATAGAGTCGGCTGAATCGTTAAAACGATTCAGGTATAAAGATGTAGGTATCGGCTATGCCACATTATCCAGTTATGTGCATTTGACAAGAAATCAAAAACCAAAAATAGATCACGAATCTCTGGGTTATTTTAAGAATCAACTTTTTCAATCCATTAAATTAGTTGATGCTTTTGAAAATATTATCGATGATATCAGGCCTAATCGTATTTGTAGCTTTAATGGAAGATTTAATGAAATAAGGCCTGTTTATGAAATAGCAAAATTAAATCAAATAGAAGCTTTTCTTTATGAATTTGAACCTTTAGTTGATGGTACTAGTGCAAAAGTTGTATTTAAAAATATTCTTCCCCACAGCGTTATAGGCAACAGATGGAAATTTGATTTTTGTTGGAATGATATCAATTTGATGCCTGGCGAAAATGCTAAACTTGCCGAAGAGTTTTTTCATAACAAAAGAAACGGAATTGCTGCAGGTGACAAGGTTTACGTCAAGGGTAATGCTTCAGGTGTCCTGCCAGAAAATTGGGATAACACTAAAAGGAACATTGTGATTTTCAACTCTAGCGAGGATGAATATGTCTCAATTGGGGAGGAGTGGGAAGACCTAACTCTTTTTGAAGAGCAAAAAGATGGTCTAAAATTCATTTTTGAAAAATTTAAAAATAACACTGATGTTCATTTTTATTTAAGAGTTCATCCAAATTTAAAATCAATATCATATAAGTATCATACCGACTTATATGATTTTAATGAGAAATATTCAAATGTGACAATAATCGGGCCTTCAGAAGAAATAAACTCTTACGACTTGTTAGATGCAAGTGAAAAGGTTGTTGTTTTTGGGTCTACAATCGGGTTAGAAGCAGTTTATTGGGGGAAACCGGTCATATTGCTGGGTTGCTCTTGGTACTATTATGAAGATATTTGTTATATACCCAAAACTAAAGATGAGTTTGTTGAATTGATTTCAGAAAATCTTAAACCTTTACACAACTTAAGTATTTTGAAACTTGGGTTGTTTTTCTATCATAGGAATTCTACTTACATCGAAAATAAACCAGTGTATAGTCATGTAAACTACAATTCGGTCAAATACCAATTTTTAAATAAAGTAGTGTTTGGATACAATTATCAAAAAAAATACAAATCAGTTAAGATTCAAGCTTTTTATATCGCGGTATTAAAACTTATAAGTCTATTCTTATTTAAGAACAAGTATATATTACCAACAAAAGAAGAGTAA
- a CDS encoding O-antigen polymerase: MLYIYITYFLISKKVSNIVVFLLALIIISYIAAIVIGKLYVVEDLIDVLHIIFTATILLIFIHGFNNYKNLTQIDSYYDNSSFQKLIKILIFIGLVTFLINAFITYKAFNALIAETVVVEEYKNEGGAASYLETWVNPSILFLSRLLSPIGYFSLGLHFFFLAKREKMKTFIFFLISLNIPLLGFHGLSRSAAVQFLLVYFFYLLYSLPSLSKKVKRRFIVFGGIFLIGAVFLLNIITTSRFESYYNIPIESSIQNNELYSVFDYASQWNQNGIVVMDRFSYDKLMYGKSTTPIIEFVGERIGLEVVKLPELRFQYLGDDYDHTFNGVVATLLYDFGYVFTFLFALLFYKIVKKNAPVNGVISLDKFISFAYLIPLPLMFFSNNVYSNLSMNLGVIYFLIITFFLKRSKK; the protein is encoded by the coding sequence ATGTTATATATATATATTACTTATTTTTTGATTTCAAAGAAGGTAAGCAACATAGTCGTTTTTCTTTTAGCCTTAATCATAATATCCTATATTGCAGCTATTGTAATAGGTAAGCTTTATGTCGTTGAGGATTTAATAGATGTTCTCCATATTATCTTTACTGCGACAATTCTTTTGATTTTTATCCACGGATTTAATAACTATAAAAATCTTACACAAATAGATTCATACTATGATAACAGCAGCTTCCAAAAGTTAATTAAAATTTTAATTTTTATAGGCCTAGTTACATTTTTAATTAATGCGTTTATTACTTATAAGGCATTTAATGCGCTAATAGCAGAAACAGTAGTCGTAGAAGAGTATAAAAATGAAGGAGGTGCGGCATCTTATTTAGAAACTTGGGTTAACCCATCGATTTTATTTTTATCTAGATTATTATCCCCTATTGGTTATTTTTCTCTAGGATTGCATTTTTTCTTTTTAGCAAAAAGGGAAAAGATGAAAACTTTTATCTTTTTTTTGATTTCCTTAAATATACCTTTACTCGGTTTTCATGGCTTGTCCAGATCAGCTGCGGTACAGTTTCTATTAGTTTACTTTTTTTACTTATTATATTCGCTACCTTCTTTAAGTAAAAAAGTAAAAAGAAGATTTATTGTTTTTGGTGGGATATTCTTAATAGGGGCCGTATTCTTATTAAACATAATAACAACATCTCGATTTGAAAGTTATTATAACATACCAATAGAAAGTAGTATTCAAAATAATGAGTTGTATTCAGTTTTTGATTATGCATCTCAATGGAACCAAAACGGAATCGTCGTAATGGATAGGTTTTCATACGATAAATTAATGTACGGAAAATCTACGACTCCAATTATTGAGTTCGTCGGTGAAAGAATAGGTCTTGAAGTTGTTAAACTTCCAGAACTCAGATTTCAATACTTAGGTGATGATTATGACCATACCTTCAATGGAGTAGTTGCCACTTTACTATACGACTTTGGCTATGTGTTTACATTTTTATTTGCATTACTTTTTTACAAAATAGTAAAGAAAAACGCTCCAGTAAATGGAGTGATTTCGTTGGATAAGTTTATTTCATTCGCTTATCTAATACCTTTACCATTAATGTTTTTTTCTAATAATGTGTATTCTAATCTGTCAATGAATTTAGGGGTTATTTATTTTTTAATAATCACCTTCTTTCTAAAACGTTCTAAAAAATAA
- a CDS encoding nucleotidyltransferase family protein, whose product MDLNQITIESKATVLEALNKLNQIRKVSRLILFVKNQKGKIIGSITDGDIRRSLSLNQDLQKSVEEVCFKGFVHHFENNDFIDLSVYRAQNIKILPVLNNNGTLSRVIDLEITQSTLPLECMIMAGGRGKRLSPLTDTIPKPMLPLGGKPIIEHNIDRLISYGIKKIYISVKYLGEQIESHFGDGSSKGISIEYIWEDEPLGTAGALRLVDKFNSDYVLLMNSDLFTNVNFEEMYLLILKEKADMVVASTEYKVDVPYAVFETKGNKVKAFKEKPSYVYQSNAGVYMLKRSLIDQMTKNEYCDITEVMETLVQDGGKLVYDPILGFWIDIGKPTDYKQAQEFIKHFK is encoded by the coding sequence ATGGATTTGAACCAAATTACTATAGAATCAAAAGCCACTGTTCTTGAGGCGCTCAACAAGCTCAACCAAATAAGAAAGGTGAGTAGGTTGATCTTATTCGTTAAAAATCAGAAGGGAAAAATTATAGGTTCCATAACAGATGGTGACATAAGAAGATCACTGTCATTAAATCAAGATCTTCAAAAGTCCGTTGAAGAAGTATGCTTTAAAGGCTTTGTACATCACTTTGAGAACAATGATTTTATAGACTTGTCAGTTTATAGAGCGCAGAATATTAAAATATTACCAGTTTTAAATAATAATGGAACACTTTCCAGAGTTATAGATTTAGAAATTACTCAATCAACACTTCCTCTTGAATGTATGATTATGGCTGGTGGAAGAGGGAAAAGGCTTAGCCCTCTTACAGATACTATTCCTAAACCCATGTTGCCTTTAGGAGGCAAGCCTATTATAGAGCACAATATAGACCGATTGATCAGTTATGGAATTAAGAAAATTTACATATCTGTTAAGTATCTTGGGGAACAGATAGAGTCCCACTTTGGTGATGGCTCTTCAAAGGGTATTAGTATAGAGTACATTTGGGAAGATGAGCCTCTAGGAACAGCTGGAGCATTAAGATTAGTAGATAAATTCAATTCTGATTATGTTCTATTAATGAATAGTGATTTATTCACTAATGTTAATTTTGAGGAGATGTATTTACTAATTCTAAAAGAAAAGGCAGATATGGTTGTTGCCTCCACAGAGTATAAAGTAGACGTGCCCTATGCAGTTTTTGAAACTAAAGGTAATAAAGTAAAAGCATTTAAGGAAAAACCTTCCTACGTGTACCAATCTAACGCAGGGGTATATATGTTAAAAAGATCCCTAATTGATCAAATGACTAAAAATGAATATTGCGATATTACAGAGGTCATGGAAACCTTAGTTCAGGATGGTGGTAAATTAGTCTATGATCCTATATTAGGTTTTTGGATAGATATAGGTAAACCCACTGATTATAAACAGGCCCAAGAATTTATAAAGCATTTTAAATGA
- a CDS encoding WxcM-like domain-containing protein produces the protein MKQPQIITGGTANDNRGSILFNNDLNLVDVKRMYTVQNKTKSFVRGWQGHKIQQRWFTAIDGCFEINLIDYNKFEMGITTHYKFELSSEVSSTLHIPAGYMTTIQATTNTNKLLVFSDFLLNEIDDEYRFELGHFSIYLS, from the coding sequence ATGAAGCAACCACAGATTATTACCGGTGGAACAGCAAATGATAATCGAGGCAGTATCCTTTTTAACAATGATTTAAACTTAGTTGATGTTAAAAGAATGTATACTGTTCAAAATAAGACTAAATCATTTGTAAGAGGATGGCAAGGACATAAAATACAACAAAGATGGTTTACTGCTATTGATGGATGTTTTGAAATTAATCTTATCGATTATAATAAATTTGAAATGGGAATTACTACTCATTATAAGTTTGAATTATCAAGTGAAGTAAGCAGCACCTTGCATATTCCAGCGGGATATATGACTACTATTCAAGCCACAACAAACACTAATAAATTGCTAGTTTTTTCAGATTTTTTATTAAATGAGATTGATGATGAGTACAGGTTTGAATTAGGACACTTCAGTATTTATTTAAGTTGA
- a CDS encoding cytidylyltransferase domain-containing protein → MILVIIPARGGSKGILKKNIKLLNGKPLINYTIEAARKCFEDTQICISTDSQEIIKVVEKTGLKVPFIRPSHLANDQATSESIIHHAIEFYEAKGIHVEHVILLQPTSPLRNEIHIKSALYQYLKSDKEIEMLVSVKITDSNPYYVLAEEDKSGYLIKSKISNATRRQDVPIVYEYNGAIYIYKTEALKQKSIKDFDKIVKYEMDAISSVDIDVPLDWNWCEYLLSNTNK, encoded by the coding sequence ATGATTTTAGTGATAATACCAGCTAGAGGTGGGTCAAAAGGTATACTCAAAAAAAATATCAAGTTGTTAAATGGCAAGCCATTAATCAACTATACTATTGAGGCTGCTAGAAAATGTTTTGAAGACACACAAATTTGTATAAGTACAGATAGTCAAGAAATAATAAAAGTTGTTGAAAAAACGGGGCTAAAGGTACCCTTTATTAGACCCAGTCATCTAGCTAATGATCAAGCTACAAGTGAATCTATCATTCATCATGCCATTGAGTTCTATGAAGCAAAAGGAATACATGTTGAGCACGTGATACTATTACAACCTACATCTCCATTACGTAATGAAATTCATATCAAAAGTGCTCTTTATCAGTATCTAAAATCTGACAAGGAAATTGAAATGCTTGTATCTGTGAAGATTACAGATTCTAATCCATATTATGTTTTAGCAGAAGAAGATAAAAGCGGATATTTAATTAAATCGAAAATTTCAAATGCTACCAGAAGACAAGATGTTCCCATAGTTTACGAGTATAATGGAGCAATTTATATCTACAAAACTGAAGCTTTAAAGCAAAAATCGATTAAAGATTTTGATAAAATTGTTAAATATGAAATGGATGCAATAAGTTCTGTGGACATAGACGTTCCTCTCGATTGGAACTGGTGTGAATACCTTTTAAGTAATACAAATAAATAA
- a CDS encoding HAD family hydrolase, translating to MKIKNILWDFDGVILDSMSVRDWGFREIFKNNKKEDVDQLIRYHRQNGGLSRYVKIRYFHEDILQIPINDSEVLAYANSFSDLMRTRLIDKSNLIQETVNFIRLNSENYNFHIVSGSDQEELRFICSRLNLSNYFLSIHGSPTPKNELVKNLISNYNYIFTDTILIGDSVNDYEAARKNDLSFYGYNNLELKSISDFYIEGFETLEKRL from the coding sequence ATGAAAATAAAAAATATACTTTGGGATTTTGACGGTGTTATTTTAGACTCAATGAGTGTAAGAGATTGGGGCTTTCGCGAAATTTTTAAAAACAACAAAAAAGAAGATGTAGATCAATTAATCAGATATCATCGTCAAAATGGTGGTTTATCTCGTTACGTTAAAATACGATATTTTCATGAAGATATTTTACAAATACCTATTAATGATAGTGAAGTGTTAGCCTACGCAAATTCCTTTTCTGATTTAATGAGAACTCGGCTAATAGATAAAAGTAATTTAATTCAGGAAACTGTTAATTTTATAAGATTGAATTCTGAAAATTATAATTTCCATATTGTTTCTGGTTCTGATCAAGAAGAATTGAGATTCATTTGTTCACGACTTAATTTATCAAATTATTTTCTTTCAATACACGGGTCACCTACACCTAAAAATGAGTTAGTAAAGAATTTAATTTCTAATTATAATTATATTTTTACTGATACAATATTAATTGGTGATTCGGTAAATGACTATGAGGCGGCTAGAAAAAACGATCTTAGTTTTTATGGATATAATAATTTGGAATTGAAAAGTATAAGTGATTTTTATATTGAAGGTTTTGAAACATTAGAAAAAAGACTTTAG
- a CDS encoding polysaccharide biosynthesis protein, with product MKNKVLLITGGTGSFGNAVLNRFLNTDHFKEIRIFSRDEKKQHDMRKELNSPKLKFYIGDVRDKSSIMKAMQGVDYVFHAAALKQVPSCEFFPMEATRTNVFGTQNVIDAAEDCEVKKVICLSTDKAAYPINAMGISKALMEKIAVAASRNLEKTVVCLTRYGNVMASRGSVIPLFKDQILNGEPITVTDPNMTRFLMSLEEAVELVLFAFEHGNSGDLFVNKAPAGTIGDMVTAMKELYNADNEVKIIGTRHGEKLYETLCTREEMIKAEDMGDFYRIPADNRDLNYSQYFSEGKEDISKIDDYHSHNTEQLDVQGMKALIRELPIIKNSLPRKQN from the coding sequence ATGAAGAATAAAGTATTATTAATTACTGGAGGTACAGGTTCTTTTGGAAACGCAGTACTCAACCGTTTTTTAAACACAGACCATTTTAAAGAGATACGCATCTTTTCCAGAGATGAGAAGAAGCAACATGATATGCGTAAAGAGCTTAATAGTCCTAAGCTTAAGTTTTACATAGGAGATGTGAGGGATAAGAGCAGTATCATGAAAGCTATGCAGGGAGTAGATTATGTATTTCACGCTGCAGCTTTAAAGCAAGTTCCTTCCTGTGAGTTTTTCCCGATGGAAGCTACGAGAACTAATGTTTTTGGAACTCAAAATGTCATTGATGCTGCAGAAGATTGTGAAGTTAAAAAGGTTATTTGTTTGAGTACAGATAAAGCTGCTTATCCTATTAACGCCATGGGAATTTCAAAAGCACTAATGGAAAAGATCGCTGTAGCCGCATCACGTAATCTTGAAAAAACAGTAGTGTGCTTAACGAGATATGGAAATGTAATGGCAAGTAGAGGATCTGTTATTCCACTTTTTAAAGATCAAATCTTGAATGGTGAACCCATTACAGTAACAGACCCTAATATGACACGTTTTTTAATGTCATTGGAAGAAGCAGTAGAGTTGGTGCTATTTGCATTTGAGCATGGTAATTCTGGAGATTTATTTGTTAATAAAGCTCCCGCAGGAACCATTGGAGATATGGTTACAGCCATGAAAGAGTTGTATAATGCTGATAATGAAGTTAAAATTATTGGTACTCGTCATGGAGAAAAGCTCTATGAAACTCTTTGCACTCGAGAAGAAATGATCAAAGCAGAAGATATGGGTGATTTTTACCGTATCCCTGCAGATAATAGAGATCTTAATTATTCACAATACTTTTCAGAGGGTAAAGAGGATATTTCGAAAATTGATGATTATCATTCTCATAATACAGAGCAGTTAGATGTTCAAGGAATGAAAGCGCTTATCCGAGAACTGCCTATCATTAAAAACTCGCTTCCGCGAAAGCAAAATTAA
- a CDS encoding aldolase catalytic domain-containing protein codes for MKKDFKNGLKILDCTLRDGGYYTNWDFDEQLVKDYCSAMESLPIDYVEIGYRSAELEGYLGEYFYCPVYKMKELKLLMPNKKLVIILDEKNVELENLDDLLDPCLDYISMIRIAISPNNFDKAIPIAIRIKEKGFEVGFNIMYMSTWMENKEFINKIHMIDGLVDYFYMVDSYGGILPNDVKEVAELVKSKTNSKIGFHGHDNLEMGLINSITAINCGCAIIDSTITGMGRGAGNLKTELLMTYLASKMDWNISFDVLSDVVSDFEKLQEEHKWGTNLPYMISGAYSLPQKDVMSWISKRRYSIGGIVNALQEQVSEGDVVKFDILPKEIAFKKAVIVGGGDSAISNFKAIKSYIELISKDKDVCIIHASTRHAQAYNKFILPQFYCLAGNEGHRLQKVFKNLSLIEHKCILPAKRSMGSFVPKEILSHTFELPTTDFLDKHHDSPLAIAMEISVYFEISNIDFIGFDGYDVTKNKSEFDIAKENQYLFDKLKSKNIKYSSLTSTKYQIKESSIYSKIK; via the coding sequence ATGAAAAAAGATTTTAAAAACGGACTTAAAATACTTGATTGCACTTTAAGAGATGGCGGTTATTACACTAATTGGGACTTTGATGAGCAGTTAGTTAAGGACTACTGTTCTGCAATGGAATCTCTTCCTATAGACTATGTAGAAATAGGTTACAGAAGTGCGGAGTTAGAGGGTTATTTAGGAGAATATTTTTATTGTCCGGTCTATAAAATGAAAGAGTTAAAACTATTGATGCCCAATAAGAAACTTGTTATAATTCTGGATGAAAAAAATGTTGAATTAGAGAATTTGGATGACTTGTTAGACCCTTGTCTTGATTATATCTCTATGATAAGAATTGCTATTTCTCCTAATAATTTTGACAAAGCAATTCCAATAGCCATACGAATTAAAGAGAAAGGTTTTGAGGTTGGTTTTAACATAATGTACATGTCAACTTGGATGGAGAATAAAGAGTTTATCAATAAAATACATATGATTGATGGATTAGTTGACTACTTCTATATGGTAGATTCTTATGGTGGAATTTTGCCTAATGATGTTAAAGAAGTTGCAGAATTGGTAAAATCAAAGACAAATTCTAAAATCGGATTTCATGGGCACGACAATCTTGAAATGGGTCTTATAAATAGTATAACTGCTATTAATTGTGGCTGTGCTATCATTGATTCTACTATTACGGGAATGGGTAGAGGGGCAGGTAATCTCAAAACAGAGCTTTTAATGACTTACTTAGCATCAAAAATGGATTGGAATATCTCATTTGATGTTTTGAGTGATGTTGTTTCAGATTTTGAAAAACTACAAGAAGAACATAAGTGGGGTACAAATTTGCCTTATATGATTTCTGGGGCCTATTCTTTACCTCAGAAAGATGTTATGAGTTGGATTTCTAAAAGGAGGTACTCCATAGGAGGTATAGTTAATGCGTTACAAGAGCAAGTCTCAGAGGGAGATGTTGTTAAATTCGATATTCTACCAAAAGAGATTGCATTTAAAAAAGCAGTTATTGTAGGAGGTGGCGACAGTGCTATATCTAATTTCAAAGCTATCAAATCGTATATTGAGCTGATTTCAAAAGATAAAGATGTTTGTATCATACACGCAAGTACGAGGCATGCTCAAGCATATAATAAATTTATTTTACCACAGTTTTACTGTTTAGCAGGAAATGAAGGTCACAGATTGCAAAAAGTATTTAAAAACTTGTCTCTTATAGAACATAAATGCATCTTACCAGCTAAAAGGAGTATGGGGTCCTTCGTGCCAAAAGAAATATTAAGCCATACTTTTGAGTTACCTACCACTGATTTTCTTGATAAGCATCATGATTCACCGCTAGCGATCGCTATGGAGATCAGTGTTTATTTTGAGATATCAAATATTGATTTTATCGGGTTTGATGGTTATGATGTTACTAAGAATAAGTCGGAATTTGATATTGCAAAAGAAAATCAATATTTGTTTGATAAGCTAAAATCTAAAAATATAAAATACTCGTCCCTAACAAGTACAAAATATCAGATCAAGGAAAGCTCCATTTACAGTAAAATAAAATAA
- a CDS encoding 3-deoxy-manno-octulosonate cytidylyltransferase, with protein sequence MKIVGVIPARYKSSRFEGKPLALINSKPMIIHVLEQVEKAIGKENTFVATDDKRIHDLVKSKGYNSVITPESCATGTDRIWEFAKQIDADIYLNIQGDEPMVSPIDILSVIEVKKKNMNCVINGMLPISKSEDPNDINIPKVLVNKNNDLIYMSRLPLPGVKDLANKTKPLFLKQVCIYAFNFEQLKTFGINNKKSSFEAFEDIEILRFMDSDIKVKMVMMETETIAVDNPGDIIKVENAIKLRK encoded by the coding sequence ATGAAAATTGTAGGAGTTATACCAGCAAGATATAAATCATCTCGATTTGAAGGAAAGCCTTTGGCTTTAATTAATTCTAAGCCAATGATAATTCATGTACTTGAGCAGGTTGAAAAGGCTATTGGTAAAGAAAATACTTTCGTTGCTACAGATGATAAAAGAATACATGACCTTGTTAAATCAAAAGGTTATAACAGCGTTATTACTCCTGAATCTTGCGCAACAGGAACCGATAGAATTTGGGAATTTGCAAAACAAATAGACGCAGATATTTATTTAAATATTCAAGGAGATGAGCCCATGGTTTCCCCTATTGATATTCTCTCCGTAATTGAGGTAAAGAAAAAAAATATGAATTGCGTTATTAATGGGATGTTACCTATTTCTAAAAGTGAAGATCCTAATGATATAAATATACCTAAAGTACTTGTTAATAAGAACAATGATTTAATTTACATGTCAAGATTACCATTGCCTGGTGTAAAAGATTTGGCCAATAAAACTAAACCACTTTTCTTAAAACAGGTTTGTATTTATGCGTTTAATTTTGAACAATTAAAGACTTTTGGAATCAATAATAAAAAAAGTTCATTTGAGGCTTTTGAGGATATTGAAATTCTAAGGTTTATGGATTCTGATATAAAAGTTAAAATGGTGATGATGGAAACGGAAACAATAGCAGTGGATAACCCAGGTGATATTATAAAAGTTGAGAATGCCATAAAATTAAGAAAATGA